In Halobacterium sp. R2-5, the following are encoded in one genomic region:
- a CDS encoding tRNA pseudouridine(54/55) synthase Pus10 has protein sequence MTIVEDARRVLAEDPICDACVGRCFADRSFGLTNAERGRALRTTVALEDDEPYEAVDASECWVCEGASGRFDEFAALVVDALDDQRFDTYQVGTRAPPLVEENETMLRDLADLDEDAGELFKSECNREVGKRVGRETGADVDFERPDVLAVLDVEDESVDVTVNSAFVYGRYRKLERGIPQTKWPCSDCNGTGTMVDSPCPHCDGTGFLYPESVEQLTAPPVVDAMDGEAASFHGAGREDIDALMLGTGRPFVVEVESPQERHPDPDALEDAINEYAEGKVEVEGLRLATYEMVARVKELDARKRYRAQVEFGDPISEDAFADALAELDGATIQQETPQRVKHRRAEKVRERDVYDIEGELTDDTHAVVEVEGEGGLYIKELVSSDEERTEPSLAGLLGVDATVTALDVVTVEGERDEFEDAEYFRE, from the coding sequence ATGACCATCGTAGAGGACGCGCGGCGGGTGCTCGCCGAGGACCCGATCTGCGACGCGTGCGTAGGCCGGTGTTTCGCGGACCGGAGTTTCGGGTTGACGAACGCCGAGCGGGGGCGAGCGCTCCGAACCACGGTCGCCCTCGAGGACGACGAACCCTACGAGGCGGTCGACGCCTCGGAGTGCTGGGTCTGCGAGGGCGCGTCGGGGCGCTTCGACGAGTTCGCGGCTCTCGTCGTCGATGCGCTCGACGACCAGCGCTTCGACACGTACCAGGTGGGGACGCGGGCGCCGCCGCTCGTGGAAGAGAACGAGACGATGCTGCGGGATCTGGCGGACCTCGACGAGGACGCGGGCGAGCTGTTCAAGTCCGAGTGCAACCGCGAGGTCGGCAAGCGCGTCGGCCGGGAGACGGGCGCGGACGTGGACTTCGAGCGCCCGGACGTGCTCGCGGTGCTGGACGTCGAGGACGAGTCCGTGGACGTGACGGTGAACTCGGCGTTCGTCTACGGGCGGTACCGCAAGCTCGAGCGCGGGATTCCGCAGACGAAGTGGCCCTGCAGTGACTGCAACGGCACGGGGACGATGGTGGACTCGCCGTGCCCGCACTGCGACGGCACGGGCTTCCTCTACCCGGAGAGCGTCGAGCAGTTGACCGCGCCGCCCGTCGTGGACGCGATGGACGGCGAGGCGGCGTCGTTCCACGGCGCGGGCCGCGAGGACATCGACGCGCTGATGCTGGGGACGGGCCGGCCGTTCGTCGTCGAGGTCGAGAGCCCGCAGGAGCGCCACCCCGACCCGGACGCGCTGGAAGACGCCATCAACGAGTACGCGGAGGGGAAAGTCGAGGTCGAGGGGCTGCGGCTGGCGACCTACGAGATGGTCGCGCGCGTGAAGGAACTGGACGCGCGGAAGCGCTACCGCGCGCAGGTGGAGTTCGGCGACCCGATCTCGGAGGACGCGTTCGCGGACGCGCTCGCGGAGCTCGACGGCGCGACGATTCAGCAGGAGACGCCCCAGCGCGTGAAACACCGGCGCGCGGAGAAGGTCCGGGAGCGCGACGTCTACGACATCGAGGGCGAGCTCACGGACGACACGCACGCGGTCGTGGAGGTGGAGGGCGAGGGCGGCCTCTACATCAAGGAGCTGGTCTCCAGCGACGAGGAGCGCACGGAGCCGAGCCTCGCGGGCCTGCTCGGCGTCGACGCGACGGTGACCGCGCTGGACGTGGTGACCGTCGAGGGCGAACGCGACGAGTTCGAGGACGCGGAGTACTTCCGCGAATGA
- a CDS encoding universal stress protein: MEPRHVLVPLDGSPLAEEALAHALDVFDCRTTVLRVTTPVSSGMSESGVLDRAEQRRETARERATELLEAARETASEAGRDVETVVEEGEPAETIVAYVEDSDVDHVVMGGHGGTSGIASRLLGTVATSVVAEAPVTVTVVR; encoded by the coding sequence ATGGAGCCCCGGCACGTGCTCGTCCCGCTGGACGGGTCGCCGCTGGCCGAGGAGGCGCTGGCACACGCACTCGACGTGTTCGACTGCCGGACGACGGTGCTGAGAGTGACCACGCCCGTCAGCAGCGGCATGAGCGAGAGCGGCGTCCTCGACCGAGCCGAGCAGCGACGCGAGACCGCCCGCGAGCGGGCCACGGAACTGCTCGAAGCCGCCAGAGAGACGGCCAGCGAAGCGGGCCGCGACGTCGAAACAGTCGTCGAGGAGGGCGAGCCGGCCGAGACGATCGTCGCGTACGTCGAAGACAGCGACGTGGACCACGTCGTGATGGGTGGACACGGGGGGACCAGCGGCATCGCTTCGCGCCTACTGGGTACGGTCGCCACGTCGGTCGTCGCGGAGGCGCCCGTGACGGTGACCGTCGTCCGCTGA
- a CDS encoding inorganic phosphate transporter: MSEVVFWVLVGLATVVSLGTAWTLGANSNSPPFAPAIGANAISTMKAAFAIGILAALGALTQGGSISETVGSGLVDGVAITSLAATVGLLTATGFMAFGIYSGYPVPAAFATTGAMVGVGLSLGGEPAVNTYRQIATFWVLVPPVSGSLAYATATLLRRDDVPETVSIPLLAALVGAIVANVPLSVLPAPPGEQGSLAGLVSLAVSTPTVAGVDAATALATLAVAAASFHLIRRQTAASADRGIKTFLIVLGSIVAFSSGGSQVGLATGPLENLYGTELGLPSFVLLTLGAVGILGGAWMGSPRLLQATSREYAQLGVRRSIAALVPGFVIAQAAIQFGIPISFNNIILSGIIGGGLAGGSAGVSRRKVLTTLVFWVVTLAGSVAIGYGLYKAAAPFLAQ, translated from the coding sequence GTGAGCGAAGTCGTCTTCTGGGTGCTGGTCGGGCTGGCGACCGTGGTGAGCCTCGGGACGGCGTGGACGCTCGGCGCCAACAGCAACTCGCCGCCGTTCGCCCCCGCAATCGGGGCCAACGCCATCTCGACGATGAAGGCGGCGTTCGCCATCGGCATCCTCGCCGCGCTCGGCGCGCTCACGCAGGGCGGCAGCATCTCCGAGACGGTCGGCTCCGGCCTCGTCGACGGCGTCGCCATCACGTCCCTCGCGGCGACGGTCGGGCTCCTGACCGCGACCGGGTTCATGGCGTTCGGCATCTACAGCGGCTACCCGGTCCCCGCGGCGTTCGCGACCACGGGCGCGATGGTCGGCGTGGGGCTGTCGCTGGGCGGGGAGCCGGCGGTGAACACCTACCGGCAGATAGCCACCTTCTGGGTGCTGGTACCGCCCGTCTCCGGGAGCCTAGCGTACGCCACGGCCACGCTGTTGCGTCGCGACGACGTCCCGGAGACGGTGAGTATTCCGCTCCTGGCCGCGCTGGTCGGCGCCATCGTCGCGAACGTCCCGCTGAGCGTCCTCCCCGCGCCGCCCGGAGAACAGGGCTCGCTGGCGGGCCTCGTCTCACTCGCGGTCTCGACGCCGACCGTCGCCGGCGTGGACGCGGCGACGGCTCTCGCGACGCTCGCCGTCGCAGCAGCGAGTTTCCACCTCATCCGCCGCCAGACGGCCGCCTCCGCCGACCGCGGAATCAAGACGTTCCTCATCGTGCTGGGGAGCATCGTCGCGTTCTCCAGCGGCGGCAGTCAGGTCGGACTCGCCACCGGCCCCCTCGAGAACCTCTACGGGACCGAACTCGGCCTGCCGAGTTTCGTCCTGCTCACACTGGGCGCGGTGGGCATCCTCGGCGGCGCCTGGATGGGGTCGCCCCGCCTGCTCCAGGCCACCTCGCGGGAGTACGCCCAGCTCGGCGTCCGCCGCTCCATCGCGGCGTTAGTCCCCGGGTTCGTCATCGCGCAGGCGGCCATCCAGTTCGGCATCCCCATCTCGTTCAACAACATCATCCTCTCGGGCATCATCGGCGGCGGCCTCGCTGGCGGCTCCGCGGGCGTCTCCCGGCGGAAGGTTCTCACGACGCTGGTCTTCTGGGTGGTGACGCTCGCCGGCTCGGTCGCTATCGGCTACGGGCTCTACAAGGCGGCTGCGCCGTTCCTCGCCCAGTAG
- the trmY gene encoding tRNA (pseudouridine(54)-N(1))-methyltransferase TrmY, with protein MRQFVVLGHRAPTHPDFSLDDLAGGAGRLDVLCRCVNAALFLSHDIRRDVEVHLVLGDEVTVRVDGSDLRYMNPDERNIAGLLRQALEAKDRAIGHREAESTPGIHVSKRGFEAVLDGLDGTVVELHEDGDPLADVEPPENPVFVLSDHEEFTGAEAALLAERSDRRVRVGPEVLHADHTVTVAHNYLDTDGFTDY; from the coding sequence ATGCGCCAGTTCGTCGTCCTCGGCCACCGCGCGCCGACCCACCCCGACTTCTCGCTCGACGACCTCGCGGGCGGTGCGGGACGCCTCGACGTGCTCTGCCGGTGCGTGAACGCCGCGTTGTTCCTCTCGCACGACATCCGACGGGACGTCGAAGTACACCTCGTGCTCGGCGACGAGGTGACCGTCCGCGTCGACGGCAGCGACCTGCGGTACATGAACCCCGACGAGCGCAACATCGCCGGCCTGCTCAGGCAGGCGCTGGAGGCGAAAGACCGCGCCATCGGCCACCGGGAGGCCGAGTCGACGCCCGGCATCCACGTCTCCAAGCGCGGCTTCGAGGCGGTGCTGGACGGTCTCGACGGCACTGTCGTGGAACTCCACGAGGACGGCGACCCGCTCGCGGACGTCGAACCGCCCGAGAATCCGGTGTTCGTGCTCTCGGACCACGAGGAGTTCACCGGCGCGGAGGCGGCACTGCTCGCCGAGCGCAGCGACCGGCGGGTGCGCGTCGGTCCCGAAGTCTTGCACGCCGACCACACCGTCACCGTCGCGCACAACTACCTCGACACCGACGGCTTCACCGACTACTGA
- a CDS encoding TIGR00725 family protein: MRVSVIGASAPTDAAVADAREVGRLLAERGHTVVCGGLGGVMEAACRGASETGGRTIGILPGEDRRAANEYVDTAVATGIGHARNALVVLNGDAVIAVDGAGGTLSEVGFSSVYDRPIAGLDAPDAPHVEAVETPAEAVDYVETRVE; the protein is encoded by the coding sequence ATGCGGGTGAGCGTCATCGGTGCGAGCGCGCCCACGGACGCTGCCGTCGCGGACGCTCGCGAGGTCGGCCGGCTGCTCGCCGAGCGCGGGCACACCGTGGTCTGTGGCGGGCTCGGCGGCGTGATGGAGGCAGCATGCCGCGGCGCGAGCGAGACCGGCGGCCGGACTATCGGCATCCTCCCGGGCGAGGACCGACGCGCCGCCAACGAGTACGTGGACACGGCCGTCGCGACCGGAATCGGGCACGCGCGGAACGCGCTCGTCGTGCTGAACGGCGACGCGGTCATCGCTGTCGACGGCGCGGGCGGCACGCTCTCGGAGGTCGGGTTCAGCTCCGTGTACGACCGGCCGATTGCGGGCCTCGACGCGCCCGACGCGCCGCACGTCGAAGCGGTCGAGACGCCCGCGGAAGCGGTCGACTACGTGGAAACGCGCGTCGAGTGA
- the katG gene encoding catalase/peroxidase HPI, whose amino-acid sequence MSDDTPKHEADDSQPDEGKGEHWNPKGVDDWWPNLLDVDVLDDNAHNVGPLDDDFDYAEAFDSIDYEELKADIEDVMTTSQDWWPADYGHYGPMFIRMAWHSAGTYRTADGRAGASGGLQRLPPESSFPDNVNLDKARRVLQPVKQKYGQKLSWGDLIILAGNVALESMGFETFGFAGGREDEFKPNHAVDWGPETEWETTSPERFEGDEETGELRDPLANTVMGLIYVNPEGPYGEPDVEGSAANIREEFSRMAMDDEETVALIAGGHTFGKVHGADDPEENVGPEPESAPMEQQGLGWVQKHIEDKSGGLDVITSGIEGPWNSSPIQWDMGYIDNLLNHDWTSVKGPGGAWQWKPVGDDIEEAPSPHDPEETEEPMMLTTDVALKHDDDYREILERFQENPDEFQAAFAKAWYKLIHRDMGPPERLVGPEVPEETFTWQDPVPDADYELVGDEEVAELEQELLDSDLSRQQLAKTAWASAVTYRDSDKRGGANGARIRLEPQRSWEANEPEELAEVLDTLEAIQEDFNGSRSDDVRVSLADLVVLGGNVAVEQAAADAGYDVDVPFEPGRTDATQEQTDVESFEVLEPEADAFRNYLGGGYDDRPEDRMIDKAELLNLSPSELTVLVGGMRALGATYGDDDRGVFTDEPGALTNDFFVNLLDMGYEWKAVDEDEEVFEVRDRETGDVKWEATRLDLVFGSNARLRAIADVYAADDAGEKFVQDFVDAWHKVMTLDRFDLE is encoded by the coding sequence ATGAGCGACGATACACCCAAACACGAAGCGGACGACTCCCAGCCCGACGAGGGGAAGGGGGAGCACTGGAATCCGAAAGGTGTCGACGACTGGTGGCCGAACCTGCTCGACGTCGACGTCCTCGACGACAACGCCCACAACGTCGGCCCGCTCGACGACGACTTCGACTACGCGGAGGCGTTCGATTCGATCGACTACGAGGAGCTGAAAGCCGACATCGAGGACGTGATGACGACCTCGCAGGACTGGTGGCCGGCCGACTACGGTCACTACGGCCCGATGTTCATCCGGATGGCGTGGCACAGCGCCGGGACGTACCGGACCGCCGACGGCCGCGCCGGCGCGTCCGGCGGCCTCCAGCGCCTCCCGCCGGAGAGCAGCTTCCCGGACAACGTGAACCTCGACAAGGCCCGCCGCGTGCTCCAGCCGGTCAAGCAGAAGTACGGCCAGAAGCTGTCGTGGGGCGACCTCATCATCCTCGCCGGGAACGTCGCCCTGGAGTCGATGGGCTTCGAGACGTTCGGGTTCGCGGGCGGCCGCGAGGACGAGTTCAAGCCCAACCACGCCGTCGACTGGGGCCCCGAGACCGAGTGGGAGACGACCTCCCCCGAGCGCTTCGAGGGCGACGAGGAGACCGGTGAGCTCCGCGATCCGCTCGCGAACACCGTCATGGGCCTCATCTACGTGAACCCCGAGGGCCCGTACGGCGAGCCGGACGTCGAAGGCTCCGCGGCGAACATCCGCGAGGAGTTCTCCCGGATGGCGATGGACGACGAGGAGACCGTCGCGCTCATCGCCGGCGGCCACACGTTCGGGAAGGTCCACGGCGCCGACGACCCCGAGGAGAACGTCGGTCCGGAGCCCGAGTCCGCGCCGATGGAGCAGCAGGGCCTCGGCTGGGTGCAGAAGCACATCGAGGACAAGTCCGGCGGCCTCGACGTCATCACCAGCGGCATCGAGGGCCCGTGGAACTCCTCGCCGATCCAGTGGGACATGGGCTACATCGACAACCTGCTGAACCACGACTGGACGTCGGTCAAGGGCCCCGGCGGTGCGTGGCAGTGGAAGCCGGTCGGCGACGACATCGAAGAGGCGCCGTCCCCGCACGACCCCGAGGAGACCGAGGAGCCGATGATGCTGACGACGGACGTCGCGCTGAAGCACGACGACGACTACCGGGAGATCCTCGAGCGCTTCCAGGAGAACCCCGACGAGTTCCAGGCGGCGTTCGCGAAGGCGTGGTACAAGCTCATCCACCGCGACATGGGCCCGCCGGAGCGGCTCGTCGGCCCGGAGGTCCCGGAGGAGACGTTCACCTGGCAGGACCCCGTTCCGGACGCCGACTACGAGCTCGTCGGCGACGAGGAAGTGGCCGAGCTCGAACAGGAGCTGCTGGACTCGGACCTCTCGCGTCAGCAGCTCGCCAAGACCGCGTGGGCGTCCGCGGTGACGTACCGCGACAGCGACAAGCGCGGCGGCGCGAACGGCGCGCGCATCCGCCTGGAACCCCAGCGCAGCTGGGAGGCCAACGAGCCCGAGGAGCTCGCTGAGGTCCTCGATACCCTCGAAGCCATCCAGGAGGACTTCAACGGTTCCCGGAGCGACGACGTCCGCGTCTCGCTGGCGGACCTCGTCGTGCTGGGCGGCAACGTGGCCGTCGAGCAGGCGGCGGCCGACGCTGGCTACGACGTGGACGTGCCGTTCGAACCCGGACGCACGGACGCCACCCAGGAGCAGACCGACGTGGAGTCCTTCGAGGTGCTCGAACCGGAGGCCGACGCCTTCCGGAACTACCTCGGCGGCGGGTACGACGACCGGCCGGAAGACCGGATGATCGACAAGGCGGAGCTGCTGAACCTCTCGCCGTCCGAGCTGACGGTGCTGGTCGGCGGCATGCGCGCGCTCGGCGCGACGTACGGCGACGACGACCGCGGCGTCTTCACGGACGAACCGGGCGCACTCACGAACGACTTCTTCGTGAACCTCCTCGACATGGGCTACGAGTGGAAGGCCGTCGACGAGGACGAGGAAGTCTTCGAGGTCCGCGACCGCGAGACCGGCGACGTCAAGTGGGAGGCCACCCGACTCGACCTCGTCTTCGGGTCGAACGCGCGCCTGCGCGCCATCGCGGACGTCTACGCGGCCGACGACGCCGGGGAGAAGTTCGTCCAGGACTTCGTGGACGCCTGGCACAAGGTCATGACCCTCGACCGCTTCGACCTCGAGTAA
- a CDS encoding HalOD1 output domain-containing protein: MGQQSLTVYRGCTPVVDAEYEFESDGSPAEVIVEALAEAAEIDPLDLPPLYEFVDPDALNQLFGEHDGAAHADALLSFQVETWNVFVRADGRIRVCDATQPTDPEPVFESTPA, encoded by the coding sequence ATGGGTCAGCAATCGTTGACTGTGTATCGTGGCTGTACACCAGTGGTGGATGCTGAGTACGAGTTCGAGAGCGATGGGTCGCCCGCGGAAGTCATCGTCGAGGCTCTAGCAGAAGCCGCCGAGATCGACCCGCTCGATCTTCCACCACTGTACGAGTTCGTCGATCCTGACGCCCTTAATCAGCTCTTTGGAGAGCACGACGGCGCAGCCCACGCGGATGCTCTCCTCAGTTTTCAGGTCGAGACCTGGAACGTGTTCGTCCGGGCCGACGGCCGCATTCGGGTCTGTGATGCCACCCAACCCACCGACCCGGAACCAGTCTTCGAATCCACCCCCGCCTAA
- a CDS encoding Lrp/AsnC family transcriptional regulator, translating to MSPDDLDRIDKGILYLLQQDARKHTTTEIGEKVGVSSSTVANRINNLEERDVITGYHPIIEYEQTGMGHHLLVLATVPLTDQAEIIDELVSVPGVVSVRELLSNNRNLSIELVGKSKQDIEKSVGELDSLGVDIERMEMLKKVRQFPYNHFGKEYTTETEDG from the coding sequence ATGAGTCCTGATGACCTCGATAGGATCGATAAGGGAATCCTCTATCTCCTCCAGCAGGACGCTCGGAAACACACGACAACAGAGATTGGGGAGAAAGTCGGCGTGTCCTCGAGCACGGTCGCCAATCGCATCAACAACCTCGAAGAGCGAGACGTCATCACCGGGTATCATCCAATCATTGAGTACGAGCAGACTGGGATGGGCCACCATCTCCTCGTGCTTGCGACCGTCCCATTGACTGATCAAGCAGAAATCATCGACGAGCTTGTCAGCGTCCCCGGTGTCGTGAGTGTCCGAGAGCTACTGTCGAATAATCGGAATCTCTCCATCGAGTTAGTCGGGAAGAGCAAACAAGACATCGAGAAGAGTGTTGGCGAGTTGGATTCGTTGGGGGTAGACATCGAACGAATGGAGATGCTGAAAAAGGTGCGACAGTTCCCGTACAATCACTTTGGAAAAGAGTACACAACAGAGACGGAGGATGGATGA
- a CDS encoding HalOD1 output domain-containing protein: protein MSLVQTVETDTRTMSQAVIETVAAIDNTPPTELPPLYDAVDSDALDNLFAGKASLGKVVFNYNSYEVSVDADGYVAVKDHTH, encoded by the coding sequence ATGAGCCTTGTCCAGACCGTTGAGACGGATACTCGGACCATGAGTCAGGCAGTAATCGAGACAGTAGCTGCCATTGACAATACTCCACCGACGGAATTACCGCCACTATATGACGCAGTTGACTCCGACGCGTTGGACAACTTGTTCGCTGGAAAGGCGTCTCTAGGGAAGGTGGTGTTCAACTACAACAGTTACGAAGTGAGTGTGGATGCCGATGGCTATGTGGCTGTCAAAGACCACACTCACTAG
- a CDS encoding trypsin-like peptidase domain-containing protein has product MVQRQFITIVVVALLVGSVVPLGVAGLTSQAETDTSNLQEACNYQQLYDETVDSVVSVTRGQGGGSGLVVETAQNGSENLIVTNAHVVGDASSVTIEFREGDQVNGTVLGADRLTDLAVVRVSETPSYVESFEVASSLPEPGEKVAALGHPFGLDETITSGIVSGTDRALPTTEGYTLPQVLQTDAAISPGNSGGPLVTCDGTVVGVNTAGLSAQGAEDIGFAVPATVVSEVVPELIEDGDAEHAYLGIAGADVTPAIAQANGLNATQGAYVAAVAEGGPATGTLQGATAVENVSGVRVPVGGDVIVAAGGSSIESGQDLKEFLLLSSEPGDTVTLTVLRDGARTNVSVTLGERPEPGSA; this is encoded by the coding sequence ATGGTACAGCGTCAATTCATAACGATAGTCGTCGTCGCGCTGCTCGTCGGCTCCGTCGTGCCGCTCGGCGTCGCCGGGCTCACGTCGCAAGCGGAGACTGATACGTCGAACCTTCAAGAGGCCTGTAACTACCAGCAGCTGTACGACGAAACCGTCGACTCAGTAGTGTCGGTGACCCGCGGCCAGGGCGGTGGAAGCGGACTCGTCGTCGAGACCGCCCAGAACGGGTCGGAGAACCTGATCGTGACCAACGCCCACGTCGTCGGTGACGCGTCGTCGGTCACCATCGAGTTCCGCGAGGGCGACCAGGTTAACGGCACGGTCCTCGGCGCCGACCGCCTGACCGACCTGGCGGTCGTCCGTGTCTCCGAGACGCCGTCGTACGTCGAGTCGTTCGAGGTGGCGTCGTCGCTGCCCGAGCCCGGCGAGAAGGTGGCGGCGCTCGGCCATCCGTTCGGGCTGGACGAGACTATCACGTCGGGCATCGTGAGTGGGACGGACCGCGCGCTCCCGACGACGGAGGGGTACACGCTCCCGCAGGTCCTCCAGACCGACGCCGCCATCAGTCCCGGCAACAGTGGCGGCCCGCTCGTCACCTGTGACGGGACGGTCGTCGGCGTCAACACCGCGGGCCTGTCCGCCCAGGGCGCCGAAGACATCGGGTTCGCCGTCCCTGCTACTGTCGTCTCCGAAGTGGTGCCCGAACTGATCGAGGACGGCGACGCCGAACACGCCTATCTGGGCATTGCCGGCGCTGACGTGACCCCCGCGATAGCCCAGGCCAACGGCCTGAACGCGACCCAGGGGGCGTACGTCGCGGCCGTCGCTGAGGGCGGGCCCGCCACTGGAACGCTCCAGGGCGCGACCGCCGTCGAGAACGTCTCCGGCGTCAGAGTCCCGGTCGGCGGTGACGTCATCGTCGCCGCAGGTGGAAGCTCCATCGAGTCAGGGCAGGACCTCAAGGAGTTCCTGTTGCTGAGCTCCGAGCCCGGCGACACGGTCACCCTGACGGTGCTGCGCGACGGCGCGCGGACGAACGTCAGCGTCACGCTCGGTGAGCGGCCGGAACCGGGGAGCGCCTGA
- a CDS encoding type IV pilin produces MKEISFEIPDRDERGVSPVIGVILMVAITVILAAVIASFVLGFGDSVSENVQAGADVSQTNDGNATTTWISEGNAQTLNISVANNDTSTVQMDGSPVTSTELNNVGDSVRITADSEDEITVTVTAIGSGGARTVVTQEEITVGSGS; encoded by the coding sequence ATGAAGGAAATCAGCTTCGAGATCCCCGACCGCGACGAGCGCGGGGTGTCGCCGGTCATCGGCGTCATCCTGATGGTAGCGATCACAGTCATCCTGGCCGCCGTCATCGCGAGCTTCGTGCTCGGGTTCGGCGACAGCGTCAGCGAGAACGTCCAGGCCGGCGCGGACGTCAGCCAGACCAACGACGGCAACGCGACGACGACGTGGATCAGTGAGGGGAACGCGCAGACCCTGAACATCTCCGTCGCGAACAACGATACCAGTACGGTTCAGATGGATGGAAGCCCGGTCACCTCGACAGAGTTGAACAACGTCGGCGATAGCGTGCGTATCACCGCCGACAGCGAAGACGAGATCACGGTCACCGTGACCGCGATCGGGAGCGGTGGCGCGCGCACCGTCGTCACGCAGGAAGAGATCACGGTCGGGTCCGGAAGCTAA
- a CDS encoding AAA family ATPase, which yields MSGQRATADGSSAGRQPRIVVVCGLPGAGKTTVAEHATELLDGELLRTDVVRTDLFEDPEYTDEEMRAVYEELFERAAAVVRGGYSVVLDGTFQHRNLREEVREVAEGLGVTATFVKVECEEDVVRERIRQRSEDASDADFEIHQQYRERFDSVEREHAVVDNSEGLAATREQVAALF from the coding sequence GTGAGCGGACAGCGCGCCACAGCGGACGGATCGAGCGCGGGGCGGCAGCCGCGAATCGTCGTGGTCTGCGGGCTGCCGGGCGCGGGGAAGACGACCGTCGCCGAGCACGCGACGGAGCTGCTCGACGGGGAGTTGCTGCGGACGGACGTCGTGCGGACGGACCTCTTCGAGGACCCCGAGTACACCGACGAGGAGATGCGCGCGGTGTACGAGGAGCTGTTCGAGCGCGCGGCCGCGGTCGTTCGCGGCGGGTACAGCGTCGTCCTCGACGGGACCTTCCAGCACCGCAACCTCCGCGAGGAGGTACGCGAAGTCGCCGAGGGCCTCGGGGTGACGGCGACGTTCGTGAAAGTCGAGTGCGAGGAGGACGTCGTCCGCGAGCGCATCCGACAGCGCTCGGAGGACGCCAGCGACGCGGACTTCGAGATCCACCAGCAGTACCGCGAGCGCTTCGACAGCGTGGAGCGCGAGCACGCGGTCGTGGACAACTCCGAGGGGCTGGCGGCGACCCGCGAACAGGTCGCGGCGCTGTTCTGA
- a CDS encoding NUDIX hydrolase, with product MTDEDSADDSLAWETTDRRVAYECPGFDIVHEDVRLPDGTETDFDYLVDDPAVVLLAFTPDGGVVLIEEWRQAVGRVNRGLPAGGVEDEDADLAAAAHRELAEETGYEAESVEKFGEFEPTNGVADAVHHYFVAEGCRPTGEQDLDFNESIRVTTQSYDDLLAAVRSGEIRDGRTALGVLNYELR from the coding sequence GTGACCGACGAGGATTCGGCGGACGACTCGCTGGCGTGGGAGACGACGGACCGCCGCGTGGCCTACGAGTGTCCGGGGTTCGACATCGTCCACGAGGACGTCCGGCTGCCGGACGGCACGGAGACGGACTTCGACTACCTCGTCGACGACCCCGCGGTCGTCCTGTTGGCGTTCACGCCCGACGGCGGCGTCGTACTGATCGAGGAGTGGCGCCAGGCGGTCGGGCGCGTGAACCGCGGGCTTCCAGCCGGCGGCGTCGAGGACGAGGACGCCGACCTCGCGGCGGCCGCCCACCGCGAACTCGCCGAGGAGACGGGCTACGAGGCCGAGTCAGTCGAGAAGTTCGGGGAGTTCGAGCCGACGAACGGCGTCGCGGACGCGGTCCACCACTACTTCGTCGCGGAGGGCTGTCGGCCGACCGGCGAGCAGGACCTCGACTTCAACGAGTCCATCCGCGTGACCACCCAGTCCTACGACGACCTGCTCGCGGCCGTCAGGAGCGGCGAGATTCGGGACGGCCGCACCGCGCTGGGCGTGCTCAACTACGAGCTACGGTAG